Proteins encoded by one window of Cydia fagiglandana chromosome Z, ilCydFagi1.1, whole genome shotgun sequence:
- the LOC134679359 gene encoding ephrin type-B receptor 1-B, whose protein sequence is MISLWVILVAAWGARGEQVMLLDTTTEATLSWTRFPYGPQASTPGWLEESYTNFEKQINWRSYVVCDVAHHNVNNWLWTPFIERRNANRIYIEIKFTIRDCSLFPGNALSCKETFSLLYYEFDVATREQPPWEPESYKLVGPIAAGEGRFNTNSEVDINTEVKSIAVTKRGVYFAFRDKGACISLLAVKVYYITCPETTINFARFPATPTGREVTVIEQANGTCVENAETAPGEAAPVYLCKGDGKWTLPSGSCKCRAGYEPDHHNQECNECQPGKFKSYTGDDPCAPCPDYSETLAYASVECKCVPGFYRAKKDPKNVPCTQPPSAPDNLTVLIADQFSISLTWKPPHKNGGRNDVTYRVYCTNCGPNVEYRPAATNLNSTKVTISNLEPVTEYKFQVFAENGVTELTGEPPKKAEITAITEASVSVVTKLRVLNAESDKLSIAWNAPPIDSSDPDDTIESYEVKCFPKDNSEKSGNTTLKITKEPHVIITGLKRDTEYGIRVRAKMKRGWGEFSNVVYTRTGAVQQTETSFVGDEEGAQVRLVAGVMVAVVVLSVIAIIATVLFLRSRADDECDKKQPNDCNALNYRNGEVYTGPERPAKTSSNATTPLFAGTGSRTYIDPHTYEDPNQAVREFAREIDASCITIEAIIGGGEFGDVCRGKLKLPASCGQEIDVAIKTLKPGSTERARRDFLAEASIMGQFEHPNVIFLQGVVTKCNPIMIITEFMENGSLDTFLRANDGKFRVLQLVGMLRGIATGMQYLSEMNYIHRDLAARNVLVNSQLVCKIADFGLSREIESTADGAYTTRGGKIPVRWTAPEAIAFRKFTSASDVWSMGIVCWEVMSFGERPYWNWSNQDVIKSIEKGYRLPAPMDCPEAVYQLMLDCWQKERTHRPTFSSIVKTLDKLIRCPDTLRKIAQNRSADPLAGDTPDMIQFSSVEEWLECIKMSRYIEKFRAAGIADMDAVVDLTVHQLASLGVTLVGHQKKIMNSVQNMRAQIRVSGPYGFLV, encoded by the coding sequence ATGATTAGTTTGTGGGTGATCCTTGTGGCGGCGTGGGGAGCGCGCGGGGAACAGGTGATGCTTTTGGACACGACCACAGAAGCTACATTGTCGTGGACGAGGTTCCCTTACGGGCCGCAGGCGAGCACACCGGGGTGGCTCGAGGAATCGTACACGAACTTCGAGAAGCAGATAAACTGGCGTTCGTACGTGGTGTGCGATGTGGCGCACCACAACGTTAACAACTGGCTGTGGACGCCCTTCATAGAGCGACGGAATGCGAATCGCATTTACATCGAAATAAAGTTCACTATTCGCGATTGCTCGCTGTTTCCGGGCAACGCTCTAAGCTGCAAGGAGACCTTCAGTTTGCTGTACTATGAGTTCGACGTCGCGACGCGCGAGCAACCTCCGTGGGAGCCCGAGAGCTACAAGTTAGTCGGCCCTATTGCCGCTGGCGAAGGGCGCTTCAACACTAATTCCGAGGTTGATATAAATACTGAAGTAAAAAGCATTGCAGTCACCAAAAGAGGTGTCTATTTTGCCTTCAGAGACAAAGGCGCCTGTATATCACTACTTGCCGTCAAAGTGTATTATATAACATGCCCGGAGACCACTATAAACTTTGCAAGGTTCCCGGCCACTCCTACTGGGAGGGAAGTCACAGTAATAGAACAGGCCAACGGCACCTGTGTGGAGAATGCAGAGACTGCTCCAGGTGAGGCTGCTCCTGTATATTTATGCAAAGGTGATGGCAAGTGGACCCTGCCCAGCGGCTCCTGCAAGTGCCGGGCTGGCTATGAACCTGACCACCACAACCAGGAATGTAACGAGTGCCAGCCAGGGAAATTTAAGTCTTACACCGGAGATGATCCCTGTGCACCATGCCCGGACTACTCTGAAACATTAGCTTATGCATCAGTGGAATGTAAATGTGTACCTGGCTTTTACAGAGCCAAAAAGGACCCCAAGAATGTACCTTGCACACAGCCACCTTCAGCACCTGATAATTTAACTGTTCTAATTGCTGATCAGTTTTCCATATCTCTCACTTGGAAGCCCCCACACAAAAATGGAGGAAGGAATGATGTCACTTACCGGGTGTACTGCACAAACTGTGGCCCCAATGTTGAGTACCGGCCTGCAGCCACCAACTTAAATTCCACAAAGGTTACAATTAGCAATTTAGAACCAGTGACTGAATACAAATTTCAAGTGTTTGCTGAGAATGGAGTCACTGAGCTCACTGGTGAACCACCAAAGAAAGCAGAAATAACTGCTATCACTGAAGCTTCAGTCAGTGTAGTGACAAAACTGAGGGTCTTAAACGCTGAGagtgataaattgtctatcgcTTGGAATGCACCACCCATAGATTCATCTGACCCGGATGACACTATTGAGAGCTATGAAGTCAAATGCTTCCCCAAAGACAATTCTGAGAAAAGTGGTAATACGACACTTAAAATTACGAAGGAACCTCACGTGATTATTACAGGATTGAAAAGGGACACGGAATACGGAATTAGAGTGAGAGCAAAAATGAAGAGAGGCTGGGGGGAGTTCAGCAACGTCGTGTACACTAGAACAGGTGCCGTGCAGCAGACCGAGACCAGCTTCGTTGGCGACGAGGAAGGCGCTCAAGTCAGGTTAGTCGCCGGAGTCATGGTGGCCGTCGTCGTACTCTCTGTAATAGCCATCATAGCGACTGTTCTATTTCTACGCTCACGAGCAGACGACGAGTGCGACAAGAAACAGCCGAACGACTGCAATGCACTCAACTACAGAAACGGAGAGGTATACACGGGCCCAGAACGCCCAGCCAAGACTAGCAGCAATGCCACCACTCCCCTCTTCGCCGGCACCGGATCCAGGACCTACATAGACCCCCACACTTATGAAGACCCTAATCAGGCTGTCAGAGAATTCGCACGCGAAATCGACGCTTCTTGTATCACAATAGAGGCGATAATCGGAGGCGGAGAATTCGGAGACGTCTGCCGCGGCAAGCTCAAGCTTCCAGCTAGCTGCGGACAAGAAATAGACGTCGCTATTAAAACACTCAAACCTGGGTCGACTGAGAGAGCTAGGCGAGACTTCCTCGCCGAGGCATCCATTATGGGGCAGTTCGAACACCCTAATGTTATATTCCTGCAAGGCGTCGTGACTAAATGCAACCCAATTATGATAATTACTGAATTTATGGAAAACGGCTCGCTAGACACTTTCCTGAGGGCGAACGACGGAAAATTCCGCGTGCTGCAGCTAGTTGGTATGCTGAGAGGAATAGCTACCGGCATGCAATATCTGTCCGAAATGAACTATATACATCGCGATCTTGCAGCGCGAAATGTACTAGTTAATTCCCAACTGGTCTGCAAGATTGCGGACTTCGGTCTGTCGCGTGAAATCGAGTCGACAGCCGACGGAGCGTACACGACCCGAGGCGGTAAGATCCCAGTCCGGTGGACTGCTCCAGAGGCCATCGCGTTTAGAAAATTCACATCAGCCAGTGACGTCTGGTCCATGGGCATCGTTTGCTGGGAGGTCATGAGTTTCGGCGAGCGGCCATATTGGAACTGGAGCAATCAGGACGTCATAAAATCTATAGAAAAAGGTTATCGCCTTCCGGCGCCTATGGATTGCCCTGAAGCAGTTTATCAGTTGATGCTCGACTGTTGGCAAAAGGAACGCACACATCGGCCTACGTTTTCCAGCATCGTGAAGACGCTGGACAAGCTCATACGTTGTCCGGACACGCTACGTAAAATAGCGCAGAATCGTTCAGCGGACCCTCTCGCGGGCGACACGCCAGACATGATCCAGTTCTCGTCGGTAGAAGAATGGCTGGAGTGCATCAAAATGTCTCGTTACATAGAGAAGTTCCGAGCGGCGGGCATAGCGGACATGGACGCGGTGGTGGACCTGACCGTGCACCAGTTGGCGTCGCTCGGGGTGACCCTTGTGGGCCATCAGAAGAAAATAATGAACAGTGTCCAAAACATGAGGGCGCAGATCCGCGTCAGCGGCCCGTACGGTTTTTTGGTGTGA
- the LOC134678173 gene encoding rhythmically expressed gene 2 protein: MSLRGIKLVTLDATNTILKFRLPPWQHYAAVAHDFGFTVDAQQVKKQMLSGFKSMSKDHPNFGKNTIAWEKWWRKLVKASFTGLLPSSADVNCIADRLIEDFKTTKCWKRADGGEKLMNLLRDKGISVGVISNYDPRLREVLQNINFGNHFDFIVTSYDVGFSKPDKKIFSHAMQLGKSLSPGQCLHIGDDLKKDYEGARAAGWHAVLLAAESAETPPAGKHVFKDLNALNLAIQKDELVL, from the coding sequence ATGAGCCTCCGGGGTATAAAATTGGTCACATTAGATGCTACAAATACAATATTAAAGTTCAGGTTACCCCCTTGGCAGCATTATGCAGCCGTGGCGCATGATTTTGGCTTTACTGTGGACGCGCAACAAGTTAAAAAGCAGATGCTAAGCGGCTTCAAATCAATGTCTAAAGATCACCCTAATTTCGGCAAAAATACCATAGCTTGGGAGAAGTGGTGGAGAAAACTTGTAAAGGCGTCCTTTACGGGACTCCTGCCTTCATCGGCAGACGTCAATTGCATCGCGGATAGGCTCATAGAAGATTTTAAAACTACAAAATGCTGGAAACGTGCTGACGGCGGTGAAAAACTGATGAACTTACTCCGCGACAAGGGTATTTCGGTCGGTGTCATCTCCAACTACGATCCTAGACTGCGTGAAGTGCTACAGAACATAAATTTCGGTaaccattttgattttattgtaaCATCTTACGATGTTGGCTTCAGTAAGCCTGACAAGAAAATTTTTAGTCATGCTATGCAACTAGGCAAATCTTTGTCGCCGGGACAGTGTCTCCACATCGGGGACGACTTGAAGAAGGATTACGAAGGGGCGCGGGCAGCGGGCTGGCATGCAGTGCTGCTCGCTGCGGAGTCAGCTGAGACACCACCAGCCGGGAAGCATGTGTTCAAGGATCTGAATGCACTAAACTTAGCCATTCAAAAGGATGAGTTAGTGCTCTGA